A part of Microbulbifer salipaludis genomic DNA contains:
- a CDS encoding zinc ribbon domain-containing protein YjdM, whose amino-acid sequence MSDLPNCPKCQSTYTYEDRDLFVCPECGNEWAAGETAEEEGLKINDANGNPLTDGDTVTVIKDLKVKGSSLVVKVGTKVKNIRLVDGDHDIDCKIDGIGPMKLKSEFVKKA is encoded by the coding sequence ATGAGTGATCTCCCCAATTGCCCCAAGTGCCAATCCACCTATACCTATGAAGATCGCGATCTTTTCGTCTGCCCGGAGTGTGGCAATGAATGGGCTGCGGGAGAAACTGCGGAAGAGGAAGGGTTGAAGATTAACGATGCCAATGGCAATCCACTCACCGATGGCGATACGGTAACGGTGATCAAGGACCTGAAGGTGAAAGGCTCTTCGCTGGTGGTAAAGGTGGGCACCAAGGTGAAGAATATCCGGCTGGTGGACGGCGACCATGATATCGACTGCAAAATTGACGGTATCGGGCCGATGAAACTGAAGTCGGAGTTCGTCAAGAAAGCCTGA
- a CDS encoding D-Ala-D-Ala carboxypeptidase family metallohydrolase — protein sequence MDIKETPDHEFVDIHIERRRVIWIVALLLILSLVLIVLTVEKVRELAERIVSPVEHIEPEPEPIPIDPDVPLIYRIKGYTAASAIAFDKFLDEGDHRAHFEKLEHFLKINDVDDVVPSFELMRQGTDWQKIGEPPFAIPPEDTWETMVDTLKVLKNYIIPEIGPVVVLSGWRTARYNAKAGGARTSKHMHFCGLDMIPEDEYTRKQLLPKLRRIHRKVGRKWNMGLGIYSGIRFHVDTCGYRRW from the coding sequence ATGGATATCAAGGAAACGCCCGATCACGAATTTGTCGACATCCACATCGAGCGCCGCAGGGTCATCTGGATTGTCGCCCTGCTGCTTATCCTGTCTCTGGTGTTGATCGTATTGACGGTGGAAAAAGTACGCGAGCTGGCGGAACGCATCGTCAGCCCGGTGGAACACATCGAGCCGGAACCCGAACCCATTCCCATCGATCCCGATGTACCCCTGATCTACCGCATCAAGGGCTACACCGCTGCCAGTGCCATTGCGTTTGACAAGTTTCTCGACGAGGGCGATCACCGCGCACATTTCGAGAAACTGGAACACTTTCTCAAGATCAACGATGTGGACGATGTGGTGCCATCGTTCGAGCTGATGCGCCAGGGCACGGACTGGCAGAAAATCGGTGAGCCGCCGTTTGCGATCCCGCCGGAAGACACCTGGGAGACCATGGTCGATACGCTCAAGGTACTGAAAAACTACATCATTCCGGAAATCGGACCGGTGGTGGTACTTTCCGGCTGGCGCACCGCGCGCTACAACGCCAAGGCAGGCGGCGCACGCACCAGCAAACACATGCACTTCTGCGGCCTGGATATGATTCCGGAGGACGAATACACCCGCAAACAGCTACTGCCCAAACTGCGCCGTATCCACCGCAAGGTGGGGCGCAAATGGAACATGGGGCTGGGGATTTACAGCGGCATTCGCTTTCACGTAGACACCTGTGGCTACCGCCGCTGGTAA
- the glnA gene encoding glutamate--ammonia ligase translates to MSAKTLGLIKESEAKWVDLRFTDTKGKEQHVSLPSKEVDGEFFEEGKMFDGSSIAGWKGINESDMILMPDDETSFLDPFTDEATVIIRCNIVDPITGQGYERDPRSIALRAEEYLKSTGYGDTALFGPEPEFFVFDDITWGAEMGGAFYKINSEEAAWSSGASFTDGNMGHRPGVKGGYFPVPPVDSLHDIRAAMCSAMEAMGLEIEVHHHEVGTAGQCEIGVGANTLTKKADEVQILKYAVHNVAHAYGKTATFMPKPLVGDNGSGMHVHQSFSKDGVNQFAGDAYAGLSETALFYIGGIIKHARALNAICNSSTNSYKRLVPGFEAPVILAYSARNRSASIRIPFVPSPKGKRIETRFPDPTANPYLAFAALLMAGLDGVKNKIHPGDAADKDLYDLPAEELAEYPTVASSLEQALDALDQDRAFLTEGGVFTDDAIDAFIELKREEVQRVNMTTHPVEFELYYSV, encoded by the coding sequence ATGTCAGCGAAAACGCTCGGACTGATCAAAGAGAGCGAAGCCAAATGGGTAGACCTGCGCTTCACCGATACCAAAGGTAAGGAACAACACGTTTCTCTTCCGTCCAAGGAAGTTGATGGCGAGTTCTTCGAAGAAGGCAAGATGTTCGACGGTTCCTCTATCGCGGGCTGGAAGGGTATTAACGAATCCGACATGATCCTGATGCCGGACGATGAAACCTCTTTCCTGGACCCCTTCACCGATGAAGCGACCGTAATCATTCGCTGTAACATCGTTGATCCGATCACCGGCCAGGGCTACGAGCGCGACCCGCGTTCCATCGCGCTGCGCGCCGAGGAATACCTGAAGTCCACTGGTTACGGTGACACCGCGCTGTTCGGTCCGGAGCCCGAGTTCTTCGTATTCGACGACATCACCTGGGGTGCCGAAATGGGCGGCGCCTTCTACAAGATCAACTCTGAAGAAGCGGCCTGGTCTTCCGGTGCCTCTTTCACTGACGGCAACATGGGCCACCGCCCGGGCGTGAAAGGCGGTTACTTCCCGGTTCCGCCGGTTGACTCCCTGCACGACATCCGTGCTGCCATGTGTTCCGCCATGGAAGCCATGGGCCTGGAAATCGAAGTACATCACCACGAAGTGGGTACTGCGGGCCAGTGTGAAATCGGCGTTGGCGCCAACACCCTGACCAAGAAAGCGGACGAAGTACAGATCCTGAAGTACGCGGTACACAACGTAGCCCACGCTTACGGCAAAACCGCTACCTTCATGCCCAAGCCGCTGGTGGGTGACAACGGTTCCGGTATGCACGTGCACCAGTCCTTCAGCAAGGACGGCGTGAACCAGTTCGCCGGTGACGCCTATGCTGGCCTGTCTGAAACTGCCCTGTTCTACATCGGCGGTATCATCAAGCACGCGCGCGCCCTGAACGCGATCTGTAACTCTTCCACCAACTCCTACAAGCGTCTGGTTCCGGGCTTCGAAGCGCCGGTTATCCTGGCCTACTCTGCGCGCAACCGCTCTGCGTCTATCCGCATTCCGTTCGTGCCGAGCCCGAAAGGCAAGCGCATCGAGACTCGCTTCCCGGATCCGACCGCCAACCCGTACCTGGCCTTCGCAGCCCTGCTGATGGCTGGCCTCGACGGCGTGAAGAACAAGATCCACCCGGGCGACGCAGCCGACAAGGACCTGTACGACCTGCCGGCGGAAGAGCTGGCCGAGTACCCGACCGTGGCTTCCAGCCTGGAGCAGGCCCTGGACGCACTGGATCAGGACCGCGCCTTCCTGACCGAAGGTGGCGTATTCACCGACGACGCTATCGATGCGTTCATCGAGCTGAAGCGCGAAGAAGTACAGCGTGTGAACATGACCACTCACCCGGTTGAGTTCGAACTGTACTATTCAGTATAA
- a CDS encoding AI-2E family transporter, with the protein MQERLERRSFIFTLLLVTIAFGFLLKPFFTAIFWACAVALIFHPLYHYLLKRFPNWPNLTALGTLLLCIVVVVIPVLAVASSFVSEVANLYQKVQSGEINLGAKVEQVRAAFPGINAALERVGMDFDGIKERLLGGLMTAGSLIAKNALALGQNTLNFFVNLGLMLYLTFFLIRDGNSLTALLIRALPLGDEREKLLLAKFAEVTRATIKGNLVVAITQGTLGGLIFWALGLPAPLLWGVVMTVLSLLPAVGAAIIWFPAALYLYATGDAVKATVLMIFGVAVISLVDNILRPILVGRDTKLPDYIVLFSTVGGLLMFGISGFAIGPLLAALFMAFWEIFMREFISGDQPLIPPPLESPLDDLHDEGRSAAPRKSGD; encoded by the coding sequence GTGCAGGAAAGACTGGAAAGACGCTCATTTATCTTCACCCTGTTGCTGGTGACCATTGCCTTCGGCTTTTTGCTGAAGCCATTTTTCACCGCTATTTTCTGGGCCTGCGCGGTGGCGCTGATCTTTCACCCGCTGTACCACTATTTACTGAAGCGCTTTCCCAACTGGCCCAACCTCACGGCATTGGGCACCTTGCTGCTGTGTATCGTGGTGGTGGTGATCCCGGTGCTGGCGGTGGCAAGTTCATTTGTCAGTGAGGTCGCCAACCTCTATCAAAAAGTGCAGTCCGGAGAAATCAATCTCGGCGCCAAGGTAGAACAGGTGCGCGCAGCCTTCCCGGGTATCAACGCCGCACTGGAACGCGTCGGAATGGATTTTGACGGCATCAAGGAACGCCTGCTGGGCGGCCTGATGACCGCCGGCAGCCTGATTGCGAAAAATGCCCTGGCACTGGGGCAGAACACGCTCAATTTTTTCGTCAACCTGGGCCTGATGCTGTACCTGACCTTTTTCCTGATCCGGGACGGCAATTCGCTGACGGCGCTGTTGATCCGCGCCCTGCCACTGGGTGACGAACGGGAAAAACTGCTGCTGGCGAAGTTTGCCGAGGTCACCCGCGCAACCATCAAGGGCAACCTGGTGGTTGCCATCACCCAGGGCACCCTGGGGGGGCTGATCTTCTGGGCCCTAGGACTGCCCGCCCCCCTGCTGTGGGGCGTGGTGATGACGGTGCTCTCGCTGCTGCCGGCGGTGGGTGCAGCGATCATCTGGTTCCCCGCCGCCCTGTACCTGTATGCCACCGGGGATGCGGTCAAGGCTACGGTATTGATGATCTTCGGCGTCGCAGTGATTAGCCTGGTGGACAATATCCTGCGCCCAATTCTGGTAGGCCGCGACACCAAGCTGCCGGACTATATCGTGCTGTTTTCCACCGTTGGCGGCCTGTTGATGTTCGGCATCAGCGGCTTTGCCATCGGGCCTTTGCTGGCGGCGCTGTTTATGGCGTTCTGGGAGATCTTCATGCGGGAGTTTATCAGTGGCGACCAACCCCTAATTCCACCGCCGCTCGAGTCACCGCTGGATGACTTGCACGACGAAGGGCGCTCCGCAGCGCCGCGTAAATCCGGCGACTAG
- a CDS encoding DUF4124 domain-containing protein, translating into MNRWIAVLAFILAVPALAQQESTAADNKSGSGSGSVYKIVGPDGRITFSDSPPPDGKAEKVEIGPINVQPIAPRQPLRTRKLSPRDREDNRAGDDTGPVNFSIVSPVNGATIPPGQRFIVLQVALDPVPRDGYEFFVVVDGQRWSGSSSGTSLDISALERGAHTIQAVLLGSRGQPLARSQAIEVYVKRPGGQVPDFPAGQAPAMPKAQQAPGFTPKPKR; encoded by the coding sequence ATGAACAGGTGGATTGCAGTGCTGGCGTTTATTCTCGCCGTCCCCGCTTTGGCGCAGCAGGAGTCGACTGCCGCGGACAACAAGTCAGGTAGCGGCTCTGGCAGTGTGTACAAGATTGTCGGCCCGGATGGGCGTATCACCTTCAGTGACAGCCCGCCTCCGGACGGCAAGGCCGAAAAGGTGGAAATCGGGCCGATTAACGTGCAGCCCATTGCGCCCCGGCAGCCGCTGCGGACGCGCAAGCTGTCTCCCCGCGACCGTGAGGACAACCGCGCTGGGGATGATACGGGCCCGGTGAACTTCTCCATCGTGAGCCCGGTCAATGGGGCCACCATACCGCCAGGCCAGCGGTTTATTGTGTTGCAGGTGGCGCTGGACCCGGTACCCAGAGATGGCTACGAGTTTTTTGTAGTGGTTGACGGCCAGCGCTGGTCGGGCAGCTCCTCCGGCACCAGCCTGGATATTTCCGCGCTGGAGCGCGGTGCACATACGATACAGGCGGTACTGCTGGGTTCCCGGGGACAGCCACTGGCCCGCTCCCAGGCGATCGAGGTGTACGTGAAGCGTCCCGGCGGTCAGGTTCCGGATTTCCCCGCGGGTCAGGCGCCGGCGATGCCCAAGGCCCAGCAAGCACCGGGTTTCACGCCCAAGCCGAAACGTTAG
- the thiI gene encoding tRNA uracil 4-sulfurtransferase ThiI: MHFVVKFFPEITIKSNPVRKRMSRQLADNLRKLMRQLDDRIKVHKDWEKIDVIAPDAVSHLSERIEEVLAHTPGIANFARVQQFPLGDLDDIYQKTLPIWGPQLAGKTFCVRVKRTGKHDFQSLDVEQYVGGGLNKNTDAIGVKLKNPDVTVKLEVRHDKLNVIEELHQGLGGFPLGTQDPVLSLVSGGFDSTVASYLTIKRGIRTHFLFFNLGGRQHELGVKEVAFYLWERYGASHRVKFITVPFDEVVAEILEQVDDSYMGVTLKRMMLRAASVVAKELDVDAVVTGEAIAQVSSQTLKNLSVIDSVTDTLVLRPLITSDKTDIIRTARAIGTEEFAANMPEYCGVISVKPTTRAKMEKVEHEETRFDFTVLDRAIGNRVMQNIDEVMQDLGEDAPPVDIVTEPGDATVIDIRHPTEEEVNPLELEDTTVETIPFFRLSTAFQKLDKDKHYLLYCDRGVMSQLHASHLLDEGYRNVGVYRPEKPKH; the protein is encoded by the coding sequence ATGCACTTTGTCGTCAAATTTTTCCCAGAGATCACCATCAAAAGCAATCCAGTGCGCAAGCGCATGTCGCGGCAGCTGGCCGACAACCTGCGCAAACTAATGCGGCAGCTGGATGATCGCATCAAGGTGCACAAGGACTGGGAAAAAATCGACGTGATTGCGCCGGATGCAGTATCCCACCTTTCCGAGCGTATTGAAGAGGTACTGGCGCACACTCCCGGTATCGCGAACTTTGCCCGGGTACAGCAGTTCCCGCTCGGCGACCTGGACGACATCTACCAGAAAACATTGCCCATCTGGGGCCCGCAGCTCGCCGGCAAGACGTTCTGCGTGCGCGTCAAACGCACCGGCAAGCACGACTTCCAGTCTCTCGATGTGGAGCAGTATGTAGGTGGTGGGCTGAACAAGAACACCGATGCCATCGGAGTAAAACTGAAAAACCCCGATGTCACGGTGAAACTGGAAGTCCGCCACGACAAGCTGAACGTGATCGAGGAGCTGCACCAGGGCCTGGGGGGCTTCCCGCTGGGCACCCAGGACCCGGTGCTATCGCTGGTGTCCGGTGGCTTCGATTCCACGGTTGCCAGCTACCTGACCATCAAGCGCGGCATCCGCACCCACTTCCTGTTCTTCAACCTGGGAGGCCGCCAGCACGAGCTGGGGGTAAAGGAGGTCGCCTTTTACCTGTGGGAAAGATACGGCGCATCCCATCGGGTGAAATTCATCACCGTACCGTTTGACGAAGTGGTTGCCGAGATACTCGAGCAGGTCGACGACTCCTATATGGGTGTCACCCTGAAGCGCATGATGCTGCGCGCCGCCTCGGTGGTCGCCAAGGAACTGGACGTGGACGCAGTAGTGACCGGTGAGGCCATTGCCCAGGTTTCCAGCCAGACCCTGAAAAATCTATCGGTCATCGACAGCGTTACCGATACGCTGGTCCTGCGCCCGCTGATTACCTCCGACAAGACCGACATCATTCGCACCGCCCGCGCCATTGGCACAGAGGAGTTTGCCGCGAACATGCCGGAGTACTGCGGGGTAATTTCCGTGAAGCCCACCACGCGCGCAAAAATGGAGAAGGTAGAGCACGAGGAAACCCGATTCGATTTCACGGTGCTTGACCGCGCCATCGGCAACCGCGTGATGCAGAACATCGATGAAGTAATGCAAGATCTGGGTGAAGATGCACCGCCGGTGGATATTGTGACCGAACCGGGTGATGCCACCGTCATCGACATTCGCCACCCCACGGAAGAGGAAGTGAACCCCTTGGAACTGGAAGACACCACCGTGGAAACCATTCCCTTCTTCCGCCTCAGCACAGCGTTCCAGAAACTGGATAAGGATAAGCACTACCTGTTGTACTGCGATCGCGGCGTAATGAGTCAGTTACACGCCTCGCACCTGCTGGATGAGGGGTATCGCAATGTTGGGGTTTATCGGCCTGAGAAACCGAAGCATTGA
- the glnL gene encoding nitrogen regulation protein NR(II), whose translation MLNDRQLRLLFDNLTSAVLVLDEHLSLRYLNSAAEDLVAASSTRSIGLPLEDVVRESRSAQQALRSALENGEKYTVRRALWLLHNLEECTVDYSVTPLTELGLLLLEVQSMDRLLRIAREDALISAQETTRNLVRGMAHEVKNPLGGIRGAAQLLQRELKELEQSGGEDLAEYTQIIIEEADRLRNLVDRMLGPRKPVRLQSVNVHTITERVAQLIEAECDGALEIKRDYDPSIPDIPADSEQLIQAVLNIARNAMQAIAENVGLEDGDLTIRTRVQRQFTIGRRHCPLVCRIDVVDNGPGIPEDIRERIFYPMISGRAEGSGLGLSISQHIINQHRGLIKCESRPGETEFQIYLPLANDGSAAEKNY comes from the coding sequence ATGCTCAATGATCGTCAGTTACGCCTGCTTTTTGACAACCTGACCTCGGCCGTTCTGGTGCTGGATGAGCATCTGTCCCTGCGCTACCTGAACTCGGCGGCCGAAGACCTGGTGGCAGCGTCCAGCACGCGCTCCATCGGCCTGCCCCTGGAAGACGTCGTCCGTGAGTCCCGCTCTGCCCAGCAGGCGTTGCGTTCGGCGCTGGAAAACGGGGAAAAGTACACCGTACGGCGTGCGTTATGGCTGCTGCACAACCTGGAAGAGTGCACGGTGGATTACTCGGTGACACCGCTCACCGAGCTGGGCCTGTTATTGCTGGAGGTCCAGTCCATGGATCGCCTGCTGCGCATCGCACGCGAGGATGCGCTGATCTCTGCCCAGGAGACCACCCGTAACCTGGTGCGGGGCATGGCCCACGAAGTAAAAAATCCCCTGGGCGGAATACGCGGTGCGGCACAGTTGCTGCAAAGGGAATTGAAAGAGCTGGAGCAGTCCGGTGGCGAAGATCTGGCGGAATACACCCAGATCATCATCGAAGAGGCCGATCGCCTGCGCAACCTGGTGGATCGCATGCTGGGTCCGCGTAAGCCGGTGCGACTGCAGTCGGTGAACGTGCACACGATTACCGAGCGGGTGGCACAGTTAATCGAGGCGGAGTGCGATGGGGCGCTGGAGATCAAACGCGATTACGACCCGTCGATCCCGGATATCCCCGCCGACAGCGAGCAGCTGATACAGGCGGTATTGAATATCGCCCGCAATGCCATGCAGGCCATCGCTGAGAATGTGGGTCTCGAAGACGGAGACCTGACCATCCGCACCCGGGTACAGCGTCAATTTACCATCGGCCGCCGACACTGCCCGCTGGTCTGCCGCATCGATGTTGTGGACAACGGCCCGGGTATTCCGGAAGACATTCGCGAGCGAATTTTTTACCCGATGATTTCCGGCCGCGCTGAAGGCTCGGGTTTGGGGCTGTCGATATCGCAGCACATCATCAATCAGCACCGCGGGCTGATCAAATGCGAGAGCCGGCCCGGAGAGACAGAATTTCAGATATACCTGCCGCTGGCCAATGACGGCTCAGCGGCAGAGAAAAATTATTAG
- the glnG gene encoding nitrogen regulation protein NR(I) — protein sequence MNNRVWIIDDDRSIRWVLERALSRAGIDTTCYENGDRALDDFYSESPDVVISDIRMPGSDGFKLLQRFQAERPSLPIIIMTAHSDLDSAVAAYQGGAFEYLPKPFDVDEAVAVTRRALAHANEQQPEEPVIVENGTANKEIIGEAPAMQEVFRAIGRLSHSNITVLINGESGTGKELVAAALHNHSPRKNQPFIALNMAAIPKDLMESELFGHEKGAFTGASAQRAGRFEQANGGTLFLDEIGDMPAETQTRLLRVLADGEFYRVGGHTPVKVDVRIIAATHQDLERLVEEHKFREDLFHRLNVIRIHIPRLADRREDIPRLVRHFFNSAAKDLGVEPKILLKETEEYLSGLDWPGNVRQLENTCRWITVMASGREVLVDDLPPELHQQGAASEVPQDWQKALRLWADQALATGQREILSEAVPAFERALIAIALKHTAGRKRDAAELLGWGRNTLTRKLKELGMNGADD from the coding sequence ATGAATAATCGCGTATGGATCATTGATGACGACCGCTCCATCCGCTGGGTGCTGGAGCGCGCCCTTTCCCGGGCGGGGATCGATACCACCTGCTACGAAAACGGGGATCGTGCCCTGGATGACTTTTACAGCGAGTCACCGGATGTGGTGATCAGTGATATCCGCATGCCCGGCTCCGATGGTTTTAAACTGCTGCAACGCTTTCAGGCAGAGCGTCCGTCCCTGCCCATCATCATCATGACGGCCCACTCGGACCTCGACAGTGCGGTCGCAGCCTATCAGGGTGGCGCCTTCGAGTACCTGCCCAAACCTTTTGATGTGGATGAGGCCGTGGCCGTTACCCGCCGCGCCCTGGCCCACGCCAATGAGCAGCAGCCCGAAGAGCCGGTAATCGTCGAAAACGGTACCGCCAACAAGGAAATCATCGGTGAGGCGCCGGCGATGCAGGAGGTGTTCCGCGCGATCGGGCGCCTCTCCCACTCCAATATCACCGTGCTGATCAACGGTGAATCCGGTACCGGTAAGGAGCTGGTGGCAGCCGCCCTGCACAATCACAGTCCGCGCAAGAACCAGCCGTTTATTGCGCTCAACATGGCGGCGATTCCCAAGGATTTGATGGAATCCGAACTGTTTGGCCATGAGAAGGGCGCCTTTACCGGCGCCAGCGCGCAGCGCGCCGGGCGCTTCGAGCAGGCCAACGGCGGCACCCTGTTCCTCGATGAAATTGGGGATATGCCCGCAGAAACCCAGACCCGACTGCTGCGGGTGCTGGCGGACGGCGAGTTTTACCGGGTCGGCGGTCACACGCCGGTCAAGGTGGATGTGCGCATTATTGCCGCCACCCACCAGGATCTCGAGCGCCTGGTGGAAGAGCACAAATTCCGCGAAGACCTTTTCCACCGCCTGAACGTCATCCGCATCCATATTCCCCGGCTTGCGGATCGTCGCGAAGACATTCCGCGCCTGGTGCGCCACTTCTTTAACAGTGCCGCCAAGGATCTCGGCGTTGAGCCCAAAATTTTGCTCAAGGAAACCGAGGAGTACCTGTCGGGTCTCGACTGGCCTGGCAACGTGCGCCAGCTGGAAAATACCTGTCGCTGGATTACGGTGATGGCCTCCGGCCGTGAGGTGCTGGTGGACGACCTGCCACCGGAGCTGCATCAGCAGGGCGCCGCGAGCGAGGTCCCACAGGACTGGCAGAAGGCGCTGCGGCTGTGGGCGGATCAGGCGCTGGCCACCGGTCAACGGGAAATCCTTAGCGAAGCAGTGCCGGCGTTTGAGCGAGCCCTGATCGCGATTGCACTCAAGCACACGGCGGGTCGCAAGCGCGATGCCGCGGAACTGCTTGGCTGGGGGCGCAACACCCTGACCCGCAAGCTGAAAGAGCTGGGCATGAACGGCGCCGACGATTGA
- a CDS encoding D-Ala-D-Ala carboxypeptidase family metallohydrolase, giving the protein MPSGNPFSIFRRRYEHLPPNQQTNWWVIVGVALLLLLLLFLLWLYLFLKEREKPYYELQGYRVASQASLKQFLRQRENRRAFGQLADFMQDARVADAIEPQNLLRQGSDWLDIDEPPFAIPPRDYWPNMVPTLQLIRDELVPSIGPVDVVSAYRTDHYNRKAGGSGKSKHKTFCGVDLVPRSNISRKELVEELRNLHARLGPESHMGLGIYSGVRFHVDTCGFRSW; this is encoded by the coding sequence ATGCCGTCAGGCAACCCCTTTTCCATTTTCAGGCGTCGCTACGAGCACCTCCCCCCCAACCAGCAGACCAACTGGTGGGTCATCGTTGGGGTAGCGCTCCTGTTGTTGCTGTTGCTGTTCCTGCTATGGCTCTACCTGTTCCTCAAGGAGCGGGAAAAACCTTACTACGAATTGCAGGGCTACCGGGTGGCCTCGCAGGCAAGTCTCAAGCAGTTCTTGCGGCAGCGGGAAAACCGACGCGCCTTCGGGCAACTGGCGGATTTTATGCAGGACGCCAGGGTCGCGGATGCAATCGAACCGCAAAACCTGCTGCGCCAGGGATCGGACTGGCTGGACATCGACGAGCCGCCTTTTGCAATACCGCCCCGGGATTACTGGCCCAACATGGTCCCCACCCTGCAGCTGATCCGCGATGAGCTGGTACCGAGTATCGGCCCGGTGGATGTGGTGTCTGCGTACCGCACCGACCATTACAACCGCAAGGCCGGCGGCTCGGGCAAGAGCAAGCACAAAACCTTCTGTGGCGTGGACCTGGTGCCGCGTTCCAATATCAGCCGCAAAGAACTGGTGGAGGAACTGCGCAATCTCCACGCGCGCCTGGGCCCGGAAAGCCATATGGGCCTCGGTATTTATAGCGGCGTGCGCTTTCATGTGGACACCTGCGGGTTTCGCAGCTGGTAG
- a CDS encoding DUF3833 domain-containing protein, with the protein MKKSMLLLLAIVFVCSGCSAPTIESYANNTPRFVAEDFFSGPMKAYGLVKDRGGNVTRRFVAEIDGSWENGRGELREKFEFDDGEIQYRTWQLAPMASTGAGLRQYAATAGDVVGTSTMSVAGNAVFMQYVLQVPYKGRTINVNVDDQMFLVAPNVLIAESKLSKWGFNVGEIQLTIIK; encoded by the coding sequence ATGAAAAAATCCATGTTACTGCTGCTGGCTATTGTATTTGTATGCTCTGGCTGCAGCGCCCCCACTATCGAAAGTTATGCCAACAATACTCCGCGCTTTGTGGCGGAAGACTTCTTTTCTGGCCCCATGAAAGCCTATGGGCTGGTAAAGGACCGTGGCGGCAACGTCACCCGTCGTTTCGTCGCCGAGATTGATGGCAGCTGGGAAAATGGGCGCGGCGAGCTGCGCGAGAAATTCGAGTTTGACGATGGCGAAATACAGTACCGCACCTGGCAGCTGGCGCCGATGGCCTCCACCGGGGCGGGCCTGCGCCAATACGCTGCCACCGCCGGTGATGTTGTGGGCACATCGACCATGTCGGTTGCCGGCAATGCGGTATTCATGCAATACGTTTTGCAGGTGCCCTACAAGGGTCGCACCATCAACGTGAATGTGGACGACCAGATGTTTCTGGTTGCGCCCAATGTGCTGATCGCCGAGTCCAAGCTGAGCAAGTGGGGATTCAATGTGGGAGAAATACAGCTCACCATCATCAAGTAG